One part of the Phragmites australis chromosome 3, lpPhrAust1.1, whole genome shotgun sequence genome encodes these proteins:
- the LOC133910985 gene encoding uncharacterized protein LOC133910985 yields the protein MEPQDEEDDVLDDLEEIEDFDPTGVFIVEDFLAEDEIIEEFIRELGDEMKADIDRRSSTVPNRRRRQIGPRRYIPRNREKGHDDLVANYFSANPIYTDEMFRRRFRMTRPLFLRIVDNLREWSPYFTQRVDATGRDSLSPLQKCTAAIRMLAYGSSADQLDEVLKIAASTCLEILGKFAEGVIECFGEEYLRPPTSDEMEKILQENEARGFPGMLGSIDCMHWAWKNCPKGWAGMFTRGDKGVPTMILEAVASHDLRIWHAFFGTPGSQNDINVLNKSPLFIQAIKGEAPTVQYIVNGTQYDMGYYLADKIYPEWAVFVKTVTAPQSAEDKLFALMQEGARKDVECAFGVLQSRFDIVRRPAKLWKQADVINIMQACVILHNMIVEDEKESVRVALDLNENPSATIVLPPEVRTSDNPNPCFAEVLRRNSAIKARPTHRKLKKDLIEHIWHRYRNKED from the coding sequence ATGGAGCCGCAGGATGAGGAAGATGATGTGCTGGATGATCTAGAAGAAATCGAAGACTTTGATCCTACAGGGGTGTTCATTGTGGAAGATTTTCTAGCCGAGGATGAAATCATAGAAGAATTTATCAgggagcttggagatgaaatgAAGGCCGACATCGACAGACGATCATCAACTGTACCTAACCGTCGTCGCCGACAGATTGGACCAAGGAGGTACATACCAAGAAATCGAGAAAAAGGTCATGATGATCTTGTTGCTAATTATTTTTCCGCAAATCCTATCTACACCGATGAGATGTTTCGTAGAAGATTTAGGATGACTAGGCCGTTGTTCCTACGCATCGTGGACAATCTTAGGGAGTGGTCTCCTTATTTTACCCAAAGAGTCGATGCAACCGGTAGGGATTCTCTTTCACCCCTTCAAAAGTGTACCGCGGCTATCAGGATGCTAGCTTACGGCTCCTCGGCTGATCAACTTGATGAAGTATTGAAAATTGCTGCAAGCACTTGTTTGGAGATTTTGGGAAAATTTGCTGAAGGAGTGATTGAATGTTTTGGTGAAGAATATCTACGTCCTCCAACAAGTGATGAAATGGAGAAAATCTTACAAGAAAACGAGGCTCGTGGTTTCCCTGGAATGTTGGGTAGCATCGATTGTATGCATTGGGCATGGAAGAATTGCCCGAAAGGTTGGGCAGGCATGTTCACTCGTGGTGACAAAGGCGTTCCTACTATGATCCTTGAAGCAGTGGCATCCCATGATCTTCGTATatggcatgctttctttggtACCCCTGGGTCTCAAAATGATATTAACGTCCTAAACAAGTCTCCACTGTTCATTCAAGCTATAAAGGGGGAAGCTCCTACGGTACAATATATTGTAAACGGAACACAATATGATATGGGTTACTATCTTGCCGATAAAATATATCCCGAATGGGCGGTATTCGTGAAGACAGTAACGGCCCCTCAGTCGGCTGAAGACAAATTATTTGCATTGATGCAAGAGGGGGCAAGGAAAGATGTCGAGTGCGCATTTGGCGTATTGCAGTCACGATTTGATATTGTTCGACGACCTGCAAAATTATGGAAGCAGGCGGACGTTATCAACATAATGCAGGCTTGTGTTATCCTTCACAATATGATAGTGGAAGATGAGAAGGAATCAGTTAGAGTTGCTTTGGATTTGAATGAGAATCCGAGTGCGACGATAGTGCTCCCACCTGAAGTGCGTACAAGCGACAACCCTAATCCATGCTTCGCAGAGGTGCTTCGCAGGAATTCCGCTATCAAAGCTCGGCCAACACACAGGAAACTCAAGAAGGATCTAATCGAGCACATATGGCATCGCTATAGAAACAAAGAAGATTAA